Within Streptomyces sp. WMMC940, the genomic segment GACGGTCTGGTTGACCGCGCCGCCTTCGAAGATCCGGGACGCCCCCGCGGTCAGCGAGGTCAGACCGGACGCGACCGCCGCCAGCTGGTCGGCGCGGTCACGCGGAAACCCTTCGGACATCGCCAGCAGCAGACCGTCGGCGGAGACCACCACGGTGTGGGACACCCCGGGGGTGTTGTCCACGAAGTTGGTGATCAACCAGTTCAGATTCTGCGCCGCCTGGCTCATCGGGCTCAACTAACGCTCCTGCTGGTGAGTGGGGCCGACGTTGAAGCTGCCGGTGTTTCCGGAGCCGCCCGCCTGACGCCCCTGCTGGATGCCCCGACGGAGATTGGTCAGCCGGCCCCGTACGTCGTCCGGCGCACGGGACACCTGCGGACCGGTGTGGTGGGTCTGCTCCTGCGCGGTTCCCGGCACGAGATTGGCGCGCGGGACCCGTCGGGGCAGACCCGAGGTGGTGACACCGCCGGCCGCGGGCTTGCGCACCCGCTCGGCCTGGCGCACCAGCTCGTCGTTGGGCGAGGTCCGCCAGGAGGCGGCACCCGCGTTGTTGTGC encodes:
- a CDS encoding roadblock/LC7 domain-containing protein codes for the protein MSQAAQNLNWLITNFVDNTPGVSHTVVVSADGLLLAMSEGFPRDRADQLAAVASGLTSLTAGASRIFEGGAVNQTVVEMERGFLFIMSISDGSSLAVLAHPDADIGLVGYEMALLVDRAGTVLTPDLRAELQGSLLN